A region from the Schistocerca serialis cubense isolate TAMUIC-IGC-003099 chromosome 1, iqSchSeri2.2, whole genome shotgun sequence genome encodes:
- the LOC126474949 gene encoding uncharacterized protein LOC126474949 gives MQKILPGERTSSLKERKQGILEETWTKYNMETEYTHNKQVSQIVPYSQKAKVSDQRCNEKRKVSQETKQCGEAKDTAVREKSCKLTKLLGTTVSSDEQIHSENGQNKSELQEAVVAKSKMLLQRQIDIRKLRMTQKVLPFTHFAKKNTEIPLPEKVVVIELEAGSLANALTEAELQALKKFVSALKVKIMGAWVKKAKTV, from the exons ATGCAGAAAATACTGCCTGGTGAACGAACTTCTTCATTAAAGGAACGAAAACAAGGGATACTAGAAGAAACTTGGACAAAATACAACATGGAAACAGAATATACACATAACAAACAGGTTAGTCAAATTGTACCTTATTCACAGAAAGCCAAGGTATCAGACCAG CGCTGTAATGAAAAACGCAAAGTTTCGCAAGAAACAAAGCAATGTGGGGAAGCCAAAGACACTGCTGTGCGTGAAAAATCATGTAAGCTCACGAAACTTTTAGGAACTACAGTTTCCAGTGACGAGCAGATTCATTCGGAAAACGGCCAGAATAAATCCGAACTGCAGGAAGCAGTCGTGGCGAAGTCTAAAATGCTTCTGCAAAGACAGATTGACATTCGTAAACTGAGAATGACCCAGAAAGTATTGCCTTTCACCCATTTCGCAAAAAAGAACACGGAAATACCATTACCGGAAAAAGTAGTTGTAATTGAATTAGAGGCAGGTAGCTTAGCAAATGCTCTTACAGAGGCCGAACTACAAGCATTAAAGAAGTTTGTCAGCGCACTAAAAGTAAAAATTATGGGAGCATGGGTGAAAAAGGCAAAAACTGTATAG